The genomic DNA ATGACCGATCTTGAGCGAATTCCTCGATAATAAAAGAACCGGATATCTCTGCaaacagaattttatttttgttttacaataCGACCTCAATCACATTCTTGAACTTACAGACGATGAGAAATCACGAAGTCTGCACTCAAGTGGTTGTCGCCAGCAGACAGTCCTCGAAGGCAATCACCGTAAAGGTACGCCGCTGGAGAGTAATAAAAACTTCGTAACACTTTTACTGAGACTATTGCAAAGCCAGAAAAACAGTGAATCGCTATGGGGCTGGACAATTGTAATTAAAACGTCTAAGAATGGCTTTTACAAATATTGATGAAGCATtaattataagttttttttttcaatatcgtgACGGAACAATAACGTGATAATGGTATAAAGCATTTATTGAACTGATGCAACCATGAAAGTAGTTGAATGCCTATACAAAACTTATTAGTAACTGTCGGTAAGTTTTATTAAGTGTTCGTTCTGTAACCTATTCATATCAATCGCGTCTGAAAGACGGATACCCGTCATATTTTTGAATCATAAATCATAATACACTTCGGATGCAAGGCACTCGTAATGGACtgtcactcattgtcagtacaTATAAGAAGCTGCGAAACTATAGATAGAATACCTTTCGAAAGATAACTCCTAAAGTTCTTGCAAATATGCAGTTAATATCTATATTTCATAATTGAGTATTATTTAGTAGTAGCTATAATCGTCAAAACTAACATAACTAATatcgataaattatttatacccaAAAGATTGTGCTAGATACGTGTTACCTTAGGCTAGTAAAACAGATATCACGCTTGCTCTTGAATTATTGGCTGGCTACTAGAAGCGCCTAAGCGTCGGCAACAGTACGTACACAATTTTATGTAActtcgatttttgacgtttttagCCAGATCAcctaattaatatttaaaatattctcgctgtgtttttttttttttttttttttttttttacaagaggAGACAAGATTTTCTTGCGAATTTCTCCGAATTGTCTCACACTTTCCAAATAAGAGCCTTGTAAATTATTCTAACTGTCGAGCTTCATCGAattctaaagaaaaaaaatgtatcgaaaaattttctatttcattgaatataggtgaaaattaaaagttaCTCCAAAATTTTCTAGATATCACaacattttctctttttgctgCTGAACGATACTCTGAATTACTGACAGCTTGTAGACAGCGATGGAAGCAACAGACCCAGCACATGCTCCGACCCAGTAAACGATCACATGTTCCATGAAGGATGTGCCCAAACAGCCGTATTTCAACGAGGTTGCGAGAGCCGGATTGAAGTAGCCTCCAGAGTAATTGAaggctgaaaaattgattcgaaGCATTCAGCAATCTAGGAAACTTCATTCACAAGAGATTTGCGATGCGCAGGATGTAGGTATCGCAAACTTTTTGTTAATCCATTATCAAGTTATCTCTGTTTTTCCTTTTGAACGTATAGGCAATATAACATGTGTGAATGCAAAGTGCACAACAAGTTAGACAACACCAACTCACCGGCAACAACCAGCGAAGTCCCGATGAAGGAATCGATGATGGTGCTAAACCTTGGATTCAGTTCTCCCAGGCCGCGGGAAACTACGCGGTAAATGCACGTTGCAACGCACTCAACAAACGCCCCATAAATTACGGGTACCTATAAAGGAATCGGTGTTACTGTGCGGAAATGCTTTTATCGGTAGTTTGGCAATAATGGAGTTAAAATATCGTATACCTGCAAATCCGTTGTGCAATCCTCGAAAGCCTTATCCTTGTGTGTCGGTACTATTTCCAGGGCCCAGAGCAGCTGAATGTATCTGAATACGGCCAATCCACCAACAAGCTCAGCCCATATCAGGAGGAAAGCAACTCGCAAACTTTTCTTTCCCTCGATGACTTCCTCGATGTGAATATAAGGGCAAGCTGATGCGTCGCCCCAGTTCATCGACCACCAGATCGTCAGAAGGAACAGGTAAATCGCGTACACTGACACCCCCCAGTTGTCGGCCACTGTATGTTCGATAATAAATACCTCCGTATTTATAAGGGTGTGGGAAACACGGAACacgtgtaaaaataatattacaggaTGGGAAGCGGGTGAACGGGAAGGCTCGATTTCTTCACCAAACAAATACGTACATGGTAATCTTCGTCACTCGCCACCTTCATTTGAATATTGAGGGGCACGTcaaaaataagcaaaattGTCGCAAACTCCGAGAGACCAAATGCTAATGATAACTGTTTAGCATGCCTCGTCTGTCGTTGGCCGTGATAAAAATTACCCGTattcatgaaaaatgaaagatttccCGGAATACAAATTTACGCGAATCTCATTCATCTCGTATAACATTGATCCTCTTGGCCTGATATTCTCCAATGATTCATGCTTCGCGAAAGGACTTGTTTACGACTTCGAAggacaaaaaaatcgaagtgAAATATCGAGGACGATTAAAATCTGAGACTTGGATCGTTCAATTAATCTGAAACCAAGAATGATGCGACGTCGACGCGTCAATCGCATTCGTTTCATTCAACACCACGCGATTCACAAGGTCTCGACTAAACATGATGGACAAATTTCCAACTGTGTCGAGATGAATTCCACTGTGCATACACGTCACGTATCAAATGACTTACGGGAAGGCGATGGTAATTGGAGACAATACGCAGCCGAAACTGCAGCCAGACTCACCGCATTAGCAGTTAAGAATGCCTTACCGATAATAAGTTCGAAGCACGCTCCGCAAAGTTCAGCCGTCGCAATTCCTTCCAGAAACAAAGACTTGACCAGGGGTTCTTTCACGTAGTATTCGACGTACCTTCTCGCCCAATATGCTATCAGGCTTGTAACAACGATGTAAAGGGTTGATATCGCCAACGCTAGTAATGTGACTTCCAttttttaactgaaattttattaactgCAAATTGTTTCtgtcaatgaaaatattagtttGACAATCACCACACAGTATGATCTAGAACTTCACCCAATCGTCGTTTTACTTGTGAGTTCACTGATTACTATGCTAAAACGCGACGTGCGGGTTGAAACCGTTCGCTATAATGTGGCTGACAATGAAGCGATGTACGTGACAATTATTTCAGTTGAATACTTCACCGTTAACCAAAGCACTTATCGTACCAATTCGATGGCAAACAATGACACGTATTCAATTATCACGTATTGACATGAAATTAACTAGTAACAGAGAATAATTCGTTAATACATCTTCAGTACAATTTCAACTGTCAGCATTGAGTCTGACAATCCGGAAACGGATGTGTAAGTGCtacatttatgaaatataacTTTATGCCTACGTATTTACAACCCTGTCGGGTAGAAGAAAAGTACATTCATCGAACATATGTGGAAGTATGCGAAGGTAAACATGCACTTGTATATTGAAATAACATGTGATACACATACCGAATACCTATAACATTTTGTACGTACATTGAACACATGTTTTGTATGTtcggaaaaatattcaatcttGTATGGGTCATCACTTCACAATATTCTGAAGATATTACGTAAAACTTGAAGTGTGTTCAAAATCTATGGTTTTCGACTTCGGATTTTCCCATAAGCAAACTGAGCTATGTGTGTAAATGTGCGTGCAACTTTGTTTGAGTCACGTGACGGGTCCGTTGTACGTCTTATTCGTCTTGTCTACCTATCTGTGGCCTGCATGGCTAATAGCATAAGCATAACATGGCATAAAAATATAACCGAGCTTTTACGATAATATCTTTTCTGACAGTAATTCTTTAGTTGCTTTAATAAAtgcaattaaaataaatataaaagtgTTTTAATGTGGAAACACACCACAAACTAAGTCACACCTGCaagtatttgaaatttgccaCTGCATATTTGTGCACGTCGTTTTCATGGCCTTATTCGCAACCGTTGTAGTTAATAAACTGTCActggtataatattatatgcgTTGCACGTTAGACTTACCGCAGAACGAGATCAGCTGTTGTATGTTTATTCAAACGACGAGCGAAGGTtcgtaaaaatgtattttgtcGGCTAGTAATCGCCACTCGCTGTATCGCTGAATTTCAACTGTAATTAGTATCCTTAGCACATCGGACCACGCAGCTCGGTTTCAATACTATCGCAGAAAACTGTGTCGCCGAATTTATCGAATAACATATCTAACAAGTTCTTTGGACCGCTTCGAATAGAGCAGCGCTTGAACACTATTTAAAACTAGCAAATATATACCTTGCAGCTTTAAATAGTTTTCCTCGTCTCATCCAACGTGAGGAAGTTGTGCAGATGCGATTGTGTCTCTGCATGACCCAACACGCACTATTCATAATCattgattcaaatttgaatgcaCCGGTTTTATTCGTCCCGGATAATTTCACAGCTGCACTTTTCGCTGATGCCATTGAACTCGCGCCAGATTTGCGGCGAttcgaatttatttaataattactgCAGGTCAAGTTCAGCTCCAACAGAGACTCCTCGTGAACGtttttatatattacatgATAACGCGGGGTACGAACGTTCACTGGAGCGATTGAAATCACGTAGTAACTGATTGAACGAGCTCGTAGTTTCATTGGCCAGAGTATTATCTACACGTGTGTAGAATTAAGTGTAGACGTCGTGCGGAAAGAATACTAAAGATTATCATCAGCCAGATACAGACGCATATAGTAACGTGCTTGTAAGACGCCGGCGGTGTGGTTTAGAGTAAACCCGCTGGTCTTGGGCATATTTAATTCGtttatgtgatttttgtaAGGAAATGGGTAAAGAGATTTCTCGAATGATTAACGGCGTATCAAGTAACAGGGTGCAGAAGGCCAAATTATAAGGAGGgcttttgattttgtttccttattattaatatagtAAATAAAAGTACGCCATTTTTTACATAGAAGAAAAACATTCGTCGAAAATAACAGAGCATTTTCACCGTGATTAAgtgcagtttttttattttcttcttatcgAACTCTctgtgttgaaaattttcagccctTTCTtcaaaagtataatataactGTGGTTCAAATGAAAACATATTTCCCAATCCAATAACGACGAGCAGCAGCCATGTGGGTTCTGCGGCTTATTGTTAGCTTGAATTCGCTCGTTTTGTTTACAATCACATTTTACACAAACGTAGGCAAGTTTGTCCTGCAACTGCCCTACGCTATGTATGTAAACACACACGCCAAAAATTTAGATCTGAGAAATGGCTATGCTTGAATTATTGTGCAACATTTTACAGAATGAATCAACAACGATGtgagaaaacaaatattatcGTTAGTGGCCGCATGTTCGTTAGTGGTGGCTGATGCCGCGAGAGATCACAAACTTGCTTCTTATTTCGTGGCTCagtgttttattttacaattattagtGTCAATAACTCAACATTGTTTTGGTTGCAAAACACTATTTagagatatttatttataggaTAATAGCACATACCTTAAAGTTGTGgtgaacaatttttcacgtttccAAAACCCTATCCGCACCTCCTCACACGATACTACCTGAATAACGATACTAACGAGACGATTGACTGAAGGATCCTGACGTAATACCCATATTACCAATACAAAGCCTGCAGATTGAGAGATTTACGCAGTTTGGGCAATCTCGGCAGCAAAAAGGCACATGTAGATACATATAGGAAGAAATAGGACGCAAGTTACCTGTCGCCTAATTACAAGTCTGCCTGTTATGGGCTCATAAAGTTAATTCAATCCGGCTGCGATCCTGTAACTCTGGTCAATGGTCACTAATGACCCTTCTTTACAAGCACTTAGAGATGAAATATTCCACCAATTATGTCTTTAGTGGTCCTGAAAAAGGACAATGAGGTGCCGATTTTAGTTACTGAAAGTGCACCTGATAATTTCCGCCTAAATCCACGCTCCGCCTAAACACTAGCAACTCACTTGTGAAGTTAATGAGACACCACTATTAGAcgttatttcaaataaaatttggaCACATATGGAACGTATATGTGATAGAAACGTGATAAAAACAACTCATTTTGTGTAGCTTTATTACGAGTTTTAATTTCaaggaaatcgaaaaattatacagtttTACTGATGTGTTCTCTCAGAGGATCAGTATTGGATTTTTATACATCCACCAAAATCGGGTTTAGTGATATTGAAAACGTAGTTATTACAAATAACTGCTGTTTTCTTGAATCATTTATACCAGTAATTTATTAGTACACGTGACAAAGAGTAGCGAATCATGGCAAACTTTCCGTTCTACTCGTCGAAGAGCGAtcaaaaagttattttctcatttgaaACATAACTCATTGGAGGATTAAGTTATCTGACGTTATTTTTACATGAAAGAAACTTTCGCattttagttttattcaaCTTTGCCTGTGGAATTGCGCTATCTGCGGCGTTTTAACATCAGTTATGCGTAGACTTTTAACACTAGTGAAAATAGTGACATTCTACTCGATAATTTAAAGTTTAGCGGCATTTGACGTAGTCAGCGGTTACCACCAAACGCACGATAGttaagaaaagtaaaagaatttgcaatcgattagtatgaaaTGTTACAGTCCGCATATGAACGCGTAACCGCGGAGTAATTTGTGCACGCAATGACTCCATTTTATGATACATGCACATTGCATTTGTCtacataaattaatttcaatatcattcattcattaatCAACGTAATTGCGTTTGCACAACTTATCAAACTGtacaaagagaaaatttacagacGTTTTTGTATGTAccaatacatgtatgtatagatacaataatttcaatattcttcTTAGCAGTATTGTTTATGCCATTCCGTCAACGGTAGCCAATCAATATATATTGTAGAACTGAATCAATGCAGTTAGAaaatatatgtgtaaaaaCCTAGACTTGTATATTTGAaagaagtaaatgaaaaatcaagacCAATTGTGCGATGTacaatgaaattattgaagTGGGAATTATCAAGAGGCGTAAAATGACAATGATTTATGTACAAacgaaattatatttaaagcaaaaaaatttatttcaacttgCAATGCTAGAAATAAGGGgagaaacaataaaataaaaatatttaaaaaaaatggtaaagcAATATTGTAATGACAGTATGATATATAAGTAAATGGAATAAATACCTACGAAAACTATGCAGGTAATAACTATAGTTTCATGTGGATAGCGTACTTAGTTGACTACCCCAAATGATGCAATTTTCGGTCAACATATTCACCAGGTCGTTGGGCCTAggataaataaagtaaaactaTGTATGCTATCGAAAATGCCAAGCATGTAATGGCATTTTGATATGCATAAGTGTTactataataatgattatactAATATCCTTTAGCAGCGTTATAAACTTTATCACTAAATTtagttatttaaaattaactaaAACCTTGCGAATATTCAAAGATTGATGGTTTAGTTTAGGAACGGCGAACCTTTATGATACTTTATAATTAAGGTGTATTAAATCTTCAAGATGAATCTTACAATGTAATATGTAATTGCCATCAGCTGATATAGCATGTTACTTTGCTTAATTAACCAGAAGTGGCTATATGTGcaggataaaaattgtttggaTACAAAGTTGATTATTTCGAAGATTTCAGTTTCATTATACTTAATCATTTATCCATATTGAAATCACATATTCAAATCCAAATACACAATGTATAATCATTGATTTTCCTAACAATGTAGGAATTTCACCTGCACTTTATAGATTTGGTAGTGATACAGAATAGCCACTCGTAGAAATCTACATTTTGAGTCTCTTTTTCGTACAAAATAGAACGCTTCCTTAATCCGCAGGGTGacaaataaattatctatCCCCTGTGAAATTCATGCAATTATATCAAAGAGTTTATTATGTCCATGAGTTTTGGTTCTGTAAACTACATGTCAACTTATACGTTGTATACGTGTAATTTGCATATAAtctgtgtatgtatgcatTCGCTAACACCACATTCATGCCTGACGATCAACGAAATTCGAAACATTGGAATTTTCCGTATATAACGAAATCGATTACTTGACAATCACCAAAAATATGCGCACGTTATTTCTGGCTCTAAATGGCACCAGACTCATCTATATTAATCTAtgtatcattttttacaaacatCATTTTCACAGTGTAACACATTAGGCGTCACCTCAAAATTATACCGCTTCCAACACGTGGGTAAAAGAGGAAATTACAAATAATCAatggtatgattttcatcacaAAACGGTTTTTTTGTTGTACATAAGAACAATTTAGACTATAAGTCACATAAATTTGATAACAATCAGACGACAGAATTCGCGTTATCAATGTCACTTTGTCACTGTTAGGCAGCATAATGAATAATGTTTACCTTTTTTACCGACATATCTATGATACCTAAACATTATGGAATCACCCAGTATCCAGAGCCCCATATACAACAGTTTGAATACGCATTTagatttgtattttgtatttttatttgaccTTACGATGTATTAACTACATACTTTATTACATAGGTAAACGGACTTCTCTCTTCGTTTTATGAATATTGGTTAAAGTTAGATTTTTACTgatataaaacgaaaaataacttttatttACAGGTTTCGAATGAGTCCCCTTTGTGCTTCTTGGCAGTCTGCTTGTCATCCTGACTCTCTAGAATTCGTGTCTGCCTAACGATCCGTTTCATCTTCATGTAGGTCAAGGCACTCGATCTATATCAAtgataaagaaattattattaattataatgaaGGAAATCATTTACAAACAGGAAAGTAGAAGCAAAACTGGAGGGATGctgtaatttcaatattccgtGAAACTAACTTAGTAGGTGCCTTCCCGTCCGTGGTCATGTCTGTTTGGTTGTTCTCATTAGAACTCAAACTGGATGGGGGTGAATGTGCGAGGATTTGGTTTGTATTACGGTTTAAAGCCTCTCCCATTTTCTCCGTGTTTTCTTCTGGTCCCATAGACGCTGAAGaattatttcgattttctATCTCAGAagttgtcttttttttactatccGCCTCTGACTTTAACGTTTTAATATCAACGTTATTTTCGGGTTTCGGAAGCAATCTTCCCTCTGCAGTTGGGAATGTTAGAACCGGTAGCATGATATTTCTGTCTCCTTTGGTTGCATTCATTAATCTTACTAGTAATTTTGAAAGTTCTTCCCTCTTGCGGGTCACAATGATTTCCTCAAACCACTGTTTCAATGTCTTTATAGGtaacgtataatttttaatgggattctgaaaataaatatcatttttgaaaTACGGACTAGATATCCTCGCTGGTAAATAAGTACAGAGAGTATGATGCACTCATGTAATTTGTATGAATAACTTGGTGAGTAAATCTGTTGGGATTGGTAGTATTTTCTGTGCCGTAGAACCGTCAGGACTTACACTAAAAAAACTTTCGACATACTGCAGCACATAAACACCGCAGTCAGTGAAATTGGATTGCTGTGGAACCTTGGGAGAGGCTCCTTTTATGGTgtcttttgaaaatacttgTTCTGTTCCCATTTTGGCAAGGTATTCACAGCTCAAATAGTCACGTAACGTTGCTACGACTCGGGATCGACTAGCCCCAGCCAAAGAATCAAAGATCAGTATACAAGGACTGgaacagaattaaaaaaaaaatcatattcacTGTGAGTAGAATTAAATGTATCCTAATGAACATACGCACCattctaatttaaaaattggtaTACCTCTATCGCTGTTTTTACCAAGGCAGCAAAATTGTGCAACACAAAACTAAATAGTATAATGAAACGGAATTCGAAACTTACAGTTTTACAATTTCGTTCTGCACAGGCGTTGGCTCACGCAGCTTCTGAGGGGGCTTAGTGTCTGTTTCCCCGTCCTCAGTTTCGTCctgcaatttaaaaataaaatattataactgGACGCAATGGACACAAACCACTCACACTGGATTCCAATCACTGACAAGAATTACAGTGGGATGAAGGACATTTTCTACTGAAcccaactgaaaatttttgataactcACTTCATCGTCACTATCCATTTccatttcatcatcatcaccttCAGCTTCATCTCTCTCCGAACCTTCATCACCAGGGTCCAAAGTGATAGTTGCAGTCACAGGGGTAATTGTTGTATTTCCAATAGTAACAGCTTGTAGCTTTAACTCTTTCGCCTTTTTACTcttttgggttttttttttattttcacattctttTGGTACTGACGAAATTATTGGCACTTTCCCCACAAAACCAGGAAAACAGATTATGGCCAAGAACCAGTGtgcactgaaaaaaaatactctttCAGCATCAGTTATTCCTTTAGATTTACAATGCGATTAACGAAAATTGTCTTGACGTGAACTTACTGTTCATTGATTGGAATCACGATGAAAtccttttcaaatatattcacATTTTTAGTCCACTTCTGAACTCTGGCATGACGTTTGGCAGCTGGTGAAAGTGGCACACCGGTGTCTGCAGCAGGTGCGTGTGGACTTGTCAGTCTTTTGTAAAAATACGAACTAAATACATGTGTTCTGTTCTGATCTTCCTCCGATAAAACTTCAAGAGTCAAGTATCGCaagtaaaaatcaataatGACATCGTTGAGAAACTGATCTTCACCTAAGCAAGCGTAATCTTCAGTGTTTATTGCGATCCCACCTTTAGCTGGTGGTGGAGGATACACCATTATtctggaaaatatttactttccaTCAAACATGTGAATAGATTAGACTGATATACTGTTGGCTATAATAGGTATTTAGATCAACGTGATGAGGAAATTTGGGTAGACAACACTAGATTTATGGGATTTGGCATAGATTTCTGCCAAAACTGAACCACAGATTAATTTTACCCCTGAGgtgaaataatgattcttgtgAACCATACTTACGTTTGAATTCCACCATTCGTAGTATTTTGAGCCGCCGATGTAGTTTGTCCTGGCTTTTTCATCATACTTTGGACTTGCCAGCTCTGTAAgagattttttgataatatcaATTCACAAACAGCTCCATACATCAAATAAGGCGACAGAATACAATGGCTAGCTTACTTACATCCTTGGGTGAAGCTCTTACAAGGATATCATTGGCTTCCTTACTACTCAATTCTTCGAGTAATTGATTTGATGGaaataatgtttttaaaattattttggcCTCTTCAGATATCTTTTCCGGCAAGAGCGTTATTCGTTTAAGTGTGTGGTCTGGAAACATGAAGATACATAGTAAAATAGTGAATGATAAAATACAGTGAAATGAGCAAATCAGGTTACCTTTGCCTGCTGGGTCATAATAAGGTCCTTTTGGATCTTGCATTCCCAACAGTTCCCGGATCATGCCTCCTGCACTTGTTGTTGTGTAGAAAAACAGTACAGGCATTGCCTTGCCGAAATGGATAAGCACCTTAACAATatctttcaattttacttCCAGGGGGACAAAATTCGTGTCTGTAGAATACAAAATAGTTGCTGGATCAGTACACATTGTATCACGATAATTGTACATCAAAGTCCTGTATGGGGCAAACTTACTGTCTTCTAGAAGTGGAACTCCCAATCTGACGCCACTTTGTGAAATGATTACTCTTTCTTGAGGAATATATTTGTAAGACCCTATCCTTACCGTCCGACAAATAAGAGAGGTTTGCGGTGCCTGAATCGAACCATCGGCCATGTTTTGAGAATCATACTCTCTACCTCCacctataaaattgaataatgttTGGCTCTTACGATATAACAATATTCAGGGGTTTTCTGAAGTcgagtcgtttttttttttttttttttttttttttttttttgctactcAATTTACAATGAAAACGCCATCAAGGCTCAGCAAATCAGAAAATTCTTGACATTGAAGTTTGTGGACAAGGGTTGTATTGTTGTATACCTTTAATTCCTTCCTCGTAGCCAATATCATTTTCGTTGTTAGTAATGACTGGTTCTTTTTCAGAAATCATTTCTATCTCGATCTGATTGCATGTGTGACCAGGATTGGCTGACATAGGATGATTAATTCCCAaagatttctttgtttttccttctccttgGTCATCTTCATCCGATGATATGGTGAGGCACtctggaaaagaaattttcattgtagATCAGTTCTCAACTGACTAACTCAGCTCAGCATAGAATTGTGTACAATACAAACATAGTTTTGGACTTGAAGTAGATTAAATCAAAATCTTCAATTATGATACACCTATATACTTTGGCATATTGAATTTCTTAATTTACCTGGCTCTTTGATAAACCTCGCTTTAGGTGCAGGTCGACCTCGTCCTCTACCTCGTTTAGATGGTACTGATCCGTCTCGATCAATCTTTAGCGGCCGATTTTGttcattactttttttgtaaaacgtctaaaaccattgaaaaatttattgatttacaGAAGACTATATGCTTTGTGGTGGTTTCTCAATGGACATTTTTACACatagcaataaaaataatgtaatttgaaaaagtgtaTATGTTATTAATTTACTTTAGAACTACgtaaataattgaagaaaaaaaaagtaatgtttATTACCCTTACATCAATCGCAAGcatattttcctttttaacTTCCAAAGCTATTGTCATGGGAATATTTTTGACATCATCGGGAAGTTTTGTTTTACAACGCTGGCATCGATTGAAATCAATTGAACTGATTCCACAGTGTTGACATACTGCCAGCTTTCCATC from Diprion similis isolate iyDipSimi1 chromosome 2, iyDipSimi1.1, whole genome shotgun sequence includes the following:
- the LOC124413272 gene encoding uncharacterized protein LOC124413272 isoform X1; the encoded protein is MAQYYNIVTNPSGTVTLEEIQRVCSVEGQNVQFVVEDFNNGLNGSPQVLTYTTAAPTSEQAVFGSQAINISGQLPPNHVDHRQNVYIIETNEISQSHNVIKNTVGAQLIGENVVNVENRGSSKISLNNTLQTQNMQWVQMQENNINFDTVLKQNTLTPAKNQVCGLIRNQTPTNTQPHVSLNLPTQRIQSGQPGLIPVAKKTPSRLYQNKNKQSMANATAAAVAASAAAAAITSNCPQHIGNIANPQEDRLLNTNLVNNRNPNTMFRPKMFVASRPDAMKTPVRQGRNVIRQDTPLPRNSVPLQIPKNQNSRKVSEEAYLSEREKVAKFKELQKSPMALLPQFQRQILQQNLPQRQQQIGTNMTHHQRQQMSTTNQQRRQQISNSPSLSLQSPPNAGQQRQQQMTLTPLQQAQLQRQPMMMTPHQKQQHQVQPSLVQQPMEVDSSELSSQESAKTSQQHQQQQQSCGSQTDSESASSPNLTFIQKPIDNPQTCIVQRQINGNTAKMLVVLPNGEQRLITFDIPNEECTVQDLLDQVTYTANIPFGADTNVSLVQDQTFQINFVVEAGQGTFSGSGEGSEQSDSNLSLDKLGTSPGGSSPVFSPSEENSNSSLTQHEEPKYVDGKLAVCQHCGISSIDFNRCQRCKTKLPDDVKNIPMTIALEVKKENMLAIDVRTFYKKSNEQNRPLKIDRDGSVPSKRGRGRGRPAPKARFIKEPECLTISSDEDDQGEGKTKKSLGINHPMSANPGHTCNQIEIEMISEKEPVITNNENDIGYEEGIKGGGREYDSQNMADGSIQAPQTSLICRTVRIGSYKYIPQERVIISQSGVRLGVPLLEDNTNFVPLEVKLKDIVKVLIHFGKAMPVLFFYTTTSAGGMIRELLGMQDPKGPYYDPAGKDHTLKRITLLPEKISEEAKIILKTLFPSNQLLEELSSKEANDILVRASPKDSWQVQSMMKKPGQTTSAAQNTTNGGIQTIMVYPPPPAKGGIAINTEDYACLGEDQFLNDVIIDFYLRYLTLEVLSEEDQNRTHVFSSYFYKRLTSPHAPAADTGVPLSPAAKRHARVQKWTKNVNIFEKDFIVIPINEHAHWFLAIICFPGFVGKVPIISSVPKECENKKKTQKSKKAKELKLQAVTIGNTTITPVTATITLDPGDEGSERDEAEGDDDEMEMDSDDEDETEDGETDTKPPQKLREPTPVQNEIVKLPCILIFDSLAGASRSRVVATLRDYLSCEYLAKMGTEQVFSKDTIKGASPKVPQQSNFTDCGVYVLQYVESFFSNPIKNYTLPIKTLKQWFEEIIVTRKREELSKLLVRLMNATKGDRNIMLPVLTFPTAEGRLLPKPENNVDIKTLKSEADSKKKTTSEIENRNNSSASMGPEENTEKMGEALNRNTNQILAHSPPSSLSSNENNQTDMTTDGKAPTKSSALTYMKMKRIVRQTRILESQDDKQTAKKHKGDSFETCK
- the LOC124413272 gene encoding uncharacterized protein LOC124413272 isoform X4; its protein translation is MAQYYNIVTNPSGTVTLEEIQRVCSVEGQNVQFVVEDFNNGLNGSPQVLTYTTAAPTSEQAVFGSQAINISGQLPPNHVDHRQNVYIIETNEISQSHNVIKNTVGAQLIGENVVNVENRGSSKISLNNTLQTQNMQWVQMQENNINFDTVLKQNTLTPAKNQVCGLIRNQTPTNTQPHVSLNLPTQRIQSGQPGLIPVAKKTPSRLYQNKNKQSMANATAAAVAASAAAAAITSNCPQHIGNIANPQEDRLLNTNLNLPQRQQQIGTNMTHHQRQQMSTTNQQRRQQISNSPSLSLQSPPNAGQQRQQQMTLTPLQQAQLQRQPMMMTPHQKQQHQVQPSLVQQPMEVDSSELSSQESAKTSQQHQQQQQSCGSQTDSESASSPNLTFIQKPIDNPQTCIVQRQINGNTAKMLVVLPNGEQRLITFDIPNEECTVQDLLDQVTYTANIPFGADTNVSLVQDQTFQINFVVEAGQGTFSGSGEGSEQSDSNLSLDKLGTSPGGSSPVFSPSEENSNSSLTQHEEPKYVDGKLAVCQHCGISSIDFNRCQRCKTKLPDDVKNIPMTIALEVKKENMLAIDVRTFYKKSNEQNRPLKIDRDGSVPSKRGRGRGRPAPKARFIKEPECLTISSDEDDQGEGKTKKSLGINHPMSANPGHTCNQIEIEMISEKEPVITNNENDIGYEEGIKGGGREYDSQNMADGSIQAPQTSLICRTVRIGSYKYIPQERVIISQSGVRLGVPLLEDNTNFVPLEVKLKDIVKVLIHFGKAMPVLFFYTTTSAGGMIRELLGMQDPKGPYYDPAGKDHTLKRITLLPEKISEEAKIILKTLFPSNQLLEELSSKEANDILVRASPKDSWQVQSMMKKPGQTTSAAQNTTNGGIQTIMVYPPPPAKGGIAINTEDYACLGEDQFLNDVIIDFYLRYLTLEVLSEEDQNRTHVFSSYFYKRLTSPHAPAADTGVPLSPAAKRHARVQKWTKNVNIFEKDFIVIPINEHAHWFLAIICFPGFVGKVPIISSVPKECENKKKTQKSKKAKELKLQAVTIGNTTITPVTATITLDPGDEGSERDEAEGDDDEMEMDSDDEDETEDGETDTKPPQKLREPTPVQNEIVKLPCILIFDSLAGASRSRVVATLRDYLSCEYLAKMGTEQVFSKDTIKGASPKVPQQSNFTDCGVYVLQYVESFFSNPIKNYTLPIKTLKQWFEEIIVTRKREELSKLLVRLMNATKGDRNIMLPVLTFPTAEGRLLPKPENNVDIKTLKSEADSKKKTTSEIENRNNSSASMGPEENTEKMGEALNRNTNQILAHSPPSSLSSNENNQTDMTTDGKAPTKSSALTYMKMKRIVRQTRILESQDDKQTAKKHKGDSFETCK